The following proteins are encoded in a genomic region of Roseisolibacter agri:
- a CDS encoding ATP-dependent helicase, giving the protein MQPSHPSTSAAPMGAAARDPLAGLNPAQREAVLHFEGPALVLAGAGSGKTRVLTTRIARLVEHHRVDPMQILAVTFTNKAAGEMRERITRLLGYEPKGMWAGTFHAIGARLLRAHAHLMGRTPNFTIYDEDDALNTVKRVMEKHGIQPKEVAPKSILSAISDAKNALVSPREYGELAMDPFTKTVAKVYPDLEPALRQANAVTFDDLLTLPVEILRAHPHVLAGYQHRFRFLLVDEYQDTNHVQFEFVRLLGGQTGNVMVVGDDDQSIYGWRGADIRNILDFEKTWPGAAVVRLEENYRSTPNVLELANVVIAENAGRRGKTLRATRPAGERVSLVGALDDRDEADFVVDEIAARRAGENRVLRHFAILYRTNAQSRSLEEALRRRAYPYRLVGSVRFYDRREIRDLMAYLKLIANPADGEAFRRVVNVPKRGIGDTSVDQIAARAGAMGIPLLEAARSAEVRESLRPAARTALAEFVNVIDKLRAAAPNVGVDELLRELVDAIKYGDHLKAEGPDWQERGENVRSLIDGAAETVIEDGGEVGLTPLDHFLQKATLVAGVDALDPNADAVTLMTMHNAKGLEFPVVFITGLEDGLFPLARAYDDPKQLEEERRLFYVGITRAEEKLYITHAEQRLRNGEKMQSRPSGFLDGLAPGLFDKKLTLKARSSGRAFMSGLGGGGGSGRGERGDRSWGSSSWGSRSERSTGNDRAARGGQTGFEGGDDFSWIDNKPSNRRPGTPVNLPTSMPASMKRRPGGVPEQEVGEGVALGKGMRVRHEKFGTGTIAELAGSGPDAKVRIDFDDEEIGRKTLVVGKAKLEPEIE; this is encoded by the coding sequence ATGCAGCCGTCGCACCCCAGCACGTCCGCCGCGCCGATGGGCGCGGCCGCCCGCGATCCGCTCGCCGGGCTCAATCCCGCCCAGCGCGAGGCCGTCCTCCACTTCGAAGGGCCTGCGCTCGTGCTCGCCGGGGCGGGCTCCGGCAAGACGCGCGTCCTCACCACGCGCATCGCGCGCCTGGTCGAGCACCACCGCGTCGACCCGATGCAGATCCTCGCGGTGACCTTCACCAACAAGGCCGCCGGCGAGATGCGCGAGCGCATCACGCGCCTCCTCGGCTACGAGCCGAAGGGGATGTGGGCCGGGACCTTCCACGCCATCGGCGCGCGGCTCCTGCGGGCGCACGCGCACCTGATGGGACGGACGCCGAACTTCACCATCTACGACGAGGACGACGCGCTCAACACCGTGAAGCGCGTGATGGAGAAGCACGGCATCCAGCCGAAGGAGGTCGCGCCGAAGTCGATCCTGTCGGCCATCTCGGACGCCAAGAACGCGCTCGTCTCGCCCAGGGAGTACGGCGAGCTGGCGATGGACCCGTTCACGAAGACGGTCGCCAAGGTCTACCCCGACCTCGAGCCCGCGCTGCGGCAGGCGAACGCGGTGACGTTCGACGACCTGCTCACGCTCCCGGTCGAGATCCTCCGCGCCCACCCGCACGTGCTCGCGGGCTACCAGCACCGCTTCCGCTTCCTGCTGGTGGACGAGTACCAGGACACGAACCACGTGCAGTTCGAGTTCGTGCGGCTCCTGGGCGGGCAGACGGGGAACGTCATGGTGGTGGGTGACGACGACCAGTCGATCTACGGCTGGCGCGGCGCCGACATCCGCAACATCCTCGACTTCGAGAAGACGTGGCCGGGCGCGGCCGTCGTGCGGCTGGAGGAGAACTACCGCTCGACGCCGAACGTGCTGGAGCTCGCGAACGTCGTCATCGCCGAGAACGCGGGGCGTCGCGGGAAGACGTTGCGCGCGACCCGGCCGGCGGGTGAGCGCGTATCGCTGGTGGGCGCGCTCGACGACCGCGACGAGGCGGACTTCGTCGTCGACGAGATCGCGGCCCGCCGCGCGGGCGAGAACCGCGTGCTGCGCCACTTCGCGATCCTCTACCGCACCAACGCGCAGAGCCGCTCGCTCGAAGAGGCGCTGCGCCGCCGAGCGTATCCGTACCGGCTCGTGGGCTCGGTGCGCTTCTACGACCGGCGCGAGATCCGCGACCTCATGGCGTACCTCAAGCTGATCGCCAACCCGGCGGACGGCGAGGCGTTCCGACGCGTGGTCAACGTGCCCAAGCGCGGCATCGGCGACACGTCGGTCGACCAGATCGCGGCCCGCGCCGGCGCGATGGGCATCCCGCTGCTCGAGGCGGCGCGCAGCGCCGAGGTGCGGGAGTCGCTGCGCCCGGCGGCGCGCACGGCGCTCGCGGAGTTCGTGAACGTCATCGACAAGCTCCGCGCGGCGGCGCCGAACGTCGGGGTGGACGAGCTGCTGCGCGAGCTGGTGGACGCCATCAAGTACGGCGACCACCTCAAGGCCGAAGGACCGGACTGGCAGGAGCGCGGCGAGAACGTGCGCTCGCTCATCGACGGCGCGGCCGAGACGGTGATCGAGGACGGCGGCGAGGTCGGGCTGACGCCGCTCGACCACTTCCTGCAGAAGGCGACGCTCGTCGCCGGCGTCGACGCGCTCGATCCCAACGCGGATGCCGTCACGCTGATGACGATGCACAACGCGAAGGGCCTCGAGTTCCCGGTCGTGTTCATCACGGGGCTGGAGGACGGCCTCTTCCCGCTCGCGCGCGCCTACGACGACCCGAAGCAGCTGGAGGAGGAGCGCCGCCTCTTCTACGTCGGCATCACGCGCGCCGAGGAGAAGCTCTACATCACGCACGCCGAGCAGCGCCTGCGCAACGGTGAGAAGATGCAGTCGCGCCCGTCGGGTTTCCTCGACGGGTTGGCGCCTGGCCTGTTCGACAAGAAGCTGACGCTCAAGGCGCGCAGCTCGGGCCGCGCGTTCATGTCGGGCCTCGGCGGTGGCGGCGGCAGTGGGCGCGGCGAGCGTGGCGACCGCTCGTGGGGCAGCTCGTCGTGGGGCTCGCGCAGCGAGCGCTCGACGGGCAACGATCGCGCGGCGCGCGGTGGGCAGACGGGCTTCGAGGGCGGCGACGACTTCTCGTGGATCGACAACAAGCCGTCGAACCGCCGCCCGGGCACGCCCGTGAACCTGCCGACCAGCATGCCCGCGAGCATGAAGCGGCGGCCGGGCGGCGTGCCGGAGCAGGAGGTCGGCGAGGGCGTCGCGCTGGGGAAGGGGATGCGCGTGCGCCACGAGAAGTTCGGCACCGGCACGATCGCCGAGCTGGCGGGCTCGGGTCCCGACGCGAAGGTGCGCATCGACTTCGACGACGAGGAGATCGGCCGCAAGACGCTCGTCGTCGGGAAGGCCAAACTCGAACCCGAGATCGAGTAG
- the gatC gene encoding Asp-tRNA(Asn)/Glu-tRNA(Gln) amidotransferase subunit GatC, which translates to MSVSEHDVRHIAALARLGLEPERVPALVAELNGILAHMDVLSKVNTSVVQAVEGVGAGGMPLRADGGAPDALARPREAFAPETRDGFFLVPRLATHVASPDAMLDATAGDEGDA; encoded by the coding sequence ATGTCCGTATCCGAGCACGACGTGCGGCACATCGCGGCGCTCGCGCGCCTCGGCCTCGAGCCCGAGCGCGTGCCCGCGCTGGTGGCGGAGCTGAACGGCATCCTGGCCCACATGGACGTGCTCTCGAAGGTGAACACGTCGGTGGTGCAGGCGGTCGAGGGTGTCGGCGCGGGCGGCATGCCGCTGCGCGCCGACGGCGGCGCGCCCGACGCGCTCGCACGGCCGCGCGAGGCGTTCGCGCCGGAGACGCGCGACGGCTTCTTCCTCGTGCCGCGGCTCGCGACCCACGTGGCGTCGCCCGACGCCATGCTCGACGCGACGGCCGGCGACGAGGGCGACGCGTGA
- the gatA gene encoding Asp-tRNA(Asn)/Glu-tRNA(Gln) amidotransferase subunit GatA: MSHSEAGALPAAALRDAVTEGRTTAVDAVRASQARAAEVNAGPAWLNAIIWSDDAAAVREAEAIDARRAAGDGDMPLAGVPVVVKDNIATLDLPTTCGSRILDGYVSPFEATVVSRLRAAGAVIVGKTNMDEFAMGSSTEHSAYGPTRNPIDPARVPGGSSGGSAAAVAAGAVRIALGSETGGSVRQPAAFCGVVGVKPTYGRVSRYGLVAFASSLDQVGVFGRTVDDAALGLQVIAGHDPRDATSAQHEVPSYRAVANAGTDGQPLAGLKIGLPKEYFPHSLDARIGGRTRAVVEHLRRLGAEIHDVSLPHTDLAIAVYYIVAPAEASSNLARFDGVRFGRRVAGDGLRETYERTRSGGFGPEVTRRILLGTYVLSAGYYDAYYKKAQEVRALIARDFAHAFEKVDLLFTPTTPTPAFPLGAVSDPYEMYLSDIFTATANLTGIPAMSLPIGRVDGLPVGGQLLAPHFGEAAMLRAAYALEASLGAEAHT, from the coding sequence GTGAGCCACAGCGAGGCGGGCGCGCTGCCGGCCGCGGCGCTGCGCGACGCGGTGACGGAGGGGCGCACGACGGCGGTGGACGCGGTGCGCGCGAGCCAGGCCCGCGCCGCCGAGGTGAACGCCGGCCCCGCGTGGCTGAACGCGATCATCTGGAGCGACGACGCCGCCGCGGTGCGCGAGGCCGAGGCGATCGACGCGCGGCGCGCCGCGGGCGATGGCGACATGCCGCTCGCCGGCGTGCCCGTCGTCGTGAAGGACAACATCGCCACGCTCGACCTGCCGACGACCTGCGGCTCCCGGATCCTCGATGGCTACGTCAGCCCGTTTGAGGCGACGGTCGTGTCGCGCCTGCGCGCGGCCGGCGCGGTGATCGTCGGCAAGACGAACATGGACGAGTTTGCGATGGGCTCGTCCACGGAGCACTCGGCGTACGGCCCCACGCGCAACCCGATCGATCCGGCGCGCGTGCCGGGCGGCTCGTCCGGTGGTTCCGCCGCCGCCGTCGCCGCGGGCGCGGTGCGCATCGCGCTCGGCTCCGAGACGGGTGGATCGGTGCGTCAGCCGGCGGCGTTCTGCGGCGTGGTCGGTGTGAAGCCCACCTACGGGCGCGTCAGCCGCTACGGCCTCGTCGCCTTCGCGTCGTCGCTGGACCAGGTGGGCGTGTTCGGCCGCACGGTGGACGACGCGGCGCTGGGGCTGCAGGTCATCGCCGGCCACGACCCGCGCGACGCGACGTCCGCGCAGCACGAGGTACCGTCGTACCGCGCCGTGGCGAACGCCGGCACGGACGGCCAGCCGCTCGCGGGGCTCAAGATCGGGCTCCCGAAGGAGTACTTCCCGCACTCGCTGGACGCGCGCATCGGCGGGCGCACGCGCGCCGTGGTCGAGCACCTGCGGCGACTGGGCGCCGAGATCCACGACGTCTCGCTGCCGCACACGGATCTCGCGATCGCCGTCTACTACATCGTCGCGCCGGCGGAGGCGTCGAGCAACCTCGCGCGCTTCGATGGGGTCCGATTCGGCCGCCGGGTGGCAGGTGACGGCCTGCGCGAGACCTACGAGCGCACGCGCTCCGGCGGCTTCGGCCCCGAGGTCACGCGCCGCATCCTGCTCGGCACCTACGTGCTGTCGGCCGGCTACTACGACGCGTACTACAAGAAGGCGCAGGAGGTGCGCGCGCTCATCGCCCGCGACTTCGCGCACGCGTTCGAGAAGGTGGACCTGCTGTTCACGCCCACGACGCCGACGCCCGCGTTCCCGCTGGGCGCCGTCAGCGATCCCTACGAGATGTACCTCAGCGACATCTTCACGGCGACCGCGAACCTCACCGGCATCCCCGCGATGAGCCTCCCGATCGGCCGCGTGGACGGCCTGCCGGTGGGCGGCCAGCTGCTGGCGCCGCACTTCGGCGAGGCGGCCATGCTGCGCGCGGCCTACGCGCTGGAGGCGTCGCTCGGCGCGGAGGCGCACACGTGA
- the gatB gene encoding Asp-tRNA(Asn)/Glu-tRNA(Gln) amidotransferase subunit GatB translates to MTAAESTRVDWRERYEMVVGLEVHVQLDTATKAFCSCATSFGDAPNANTCPVCLGLPGALPVLNARAVELGARAALALGCTVHQVSVFARKNYFYPDMPKGYQISQFDRPLATGGHVVIGETEAGSPIIVGVTRVHLEDDAGKSVHDRYPGVSAIDLNRAGTPLAEIVSEPDMRSSAEAGAYLRVLKQLVQYVGASEANMEEGSLRVDANISVRRHGETKLGTKTEIKNMNSFSSVERALEVEFARQCALIDAGGRVEQQTMLWDAARNEVRPARSKEGSHDYRYFPDPDLPPLVLTAEWIDEQRAALPELPAARRARLCSEFGITTKDAEVLSADPALADYFEAVARAAEDGRTAANWVTRDVLSTLNDSGRTLADFARTVRPLDLGALLRMVRGGTVSRSAAARVFAVMARTGEEPAVVAEREGLLQVSDDAQLIAWVDGVLAAHPDEAARFAAGDRKLQGFLVGLVMKASKGSADPKRVNQLLVERAGA, encoded by the coding sequence GTGACCGCCGCCGAGAGCACGCGCGTCGACTGGCGCGAGCGCTACGAGATGGTCGTCGGCCTCGAGGTGCACGTGCAGCTCGACACCGCGACCAAGGCGTTCTGCAGCTGCGCCACGAGCTTCGGTGACGCGCCGAACGCCAACACGTGCCCCGTCTGCCTCGGCCTTCCGGGCGCGCTGCCCGTGCTCAACGCGCGCGCCGTGGAGCTGGGCGCGCGGGCCGCGCTCGCGCTGGGGTGCACGGTGCACCAGGTCTCGGTCTTCGCCCGGAAGAACTACTTCTATCCGGACATGCCGAAGGGCTACCAGATCTCGCAGTTCGACCGGCCGCTGGCGACCGGCGGGCACGTCGTGATTGGCGAGACGGAGGCCGGATCGCCGATCATCGTCGGCGTGACGCGCGTGCACCTGGAGGACGACGCGGGCAAGTCGGTCCACGACCGCTATCCAGGCGTCAGCGCCATCGACCTCAATCGCGCGGGCACCCCGCTGGCCGAGATCGTCAGCGAGCCGGACATGCGCTCCAGCGCCGAGGCGGGCGCGTACCTGCGCGTGCTCAAGCAGCTCGTGCAGTACGTCGGCGCGAGCGAGGCGAACATGGAGGAGGGCTCGCTGCGCGTGGATGCGAACATCAGCGTCCGGCGGCACGGCGAGACGAAGCTCGGCACCAAGACCGAGATCAAGAACATGAACTCCTTCTCCAGCGTCGAGCGGGCGCTCGAGGTGGAGTTCGCGCGCCAGTGCGCGCTGATCGATGCGGGCGGCCGGGTCGAGCAGCAGACGATGCTCTGGGACGCGGCGCGAAACGAGGTCCGCCCCGCGCGCTCGAAGGAGGGGAGCCACGACTACCGCTACTTCCCCGATCCGGACCTGCCGCCGCTGGTGCTGACGGCGGAGTGGATCGACGAGCAGCGCGCCGCGCTCCCCGAGCTGCCTGCCGCCCGTCGCGCTCGTCTGTGCAGCGAGTTCGGCATCACCACGAAGGACGCCGAGGTCCTCTCGGCCGATCCCGCGCTCGCCGACTACTTCGAGGCGGTCGCGCGCGCGGCGGAGGACGGCAGGACCGCGGCGAACTGGGTCACGCGCGACGTGCTCTCGACGCTCAACGACAGCGGCCGCACGCTGGCCGACTTCGCGCGCACGGTGCGTCCGCTCGATCTCGGCGCGCTCCTGCGGATGGTGCGCGGGGGCACGGTCAGCCGCTCGGCGGCCGCGCGCGTGTTCGCGGTCATGGCGCGCACCGGCGAGGAGCCGGCGGTCGTGGCCGAGCGCGAGGGGCTGCTGCAGGTCAGCGACGACGCGCAGCTGATCGCCTGGGTGGACGGCGTGCTCGCGGCACATCCCGACGAGGCGGCCCGCTTTGCCGCCGGCGACCGCAAGCTGCAGGGCTTCCTCGTCGGCCTCGTGATGAAGGCGTCGAAGGGAAGCGCCGACCCGAAGCGCGTCAACCAGCTCCTGGTCGAGCGCGCGGGCGCCTGA
- a CDS encoding zinc dependent phospholipase C family protein has translation MRVLGCAALALLAVALLPTDAWAWTPGTHVFLGEAVLRSLHLVPDAVAELLRAFPYDFLYGSIAADTSMAKKYAPVGRHCHAWHVGQEIADRARDEPLRAFALGYQAHLAADAVAHNYFVPRQLAITASTAALGHSYWESRFETHLPVGASRRARELILRDHARSDDHLDRILSPTIFSTPTNRRLFRGMVHVADSESWQRVFQLVTENSRWDLHDDEVGRHVVRSFDFIIDWLRRGEGSEAFRLDPSGDEPLRQAKRVRRMALRTGGEYAARAEAERQFGLPSSSLTYAASLPKPLFTAALREA, from the coding sequence GTGCGGGTGCTGGGCTGCGCGGCGCTCGCCCTGCTCGCGGTGGCGCTGCTGCCGACCGACGCGTGGGCGTGGACGCCGGGCACGCACGTCTTCCTCGGCGAGGCGGTGCTGCGGTCGCTGCACCTCGTCCCCGACGCCGTCGCGGAGCTGCTGCGCGCCTTCCCGTACGACTTCCTGTACGGGTCGATCGCGGCCGACACGAGCATGGCGAAGAAGTACGCGCCGGTCGGGCGGCACTGCCACGCGTGGCACGTCGGGCAGGAGATCGCCGACCGCGCGCGCGACGAGCCGCTGCGCGCGTTCGCGCTCGGCTACCAGGCGCACCTGGCCGCGGACGCCGTCGCGCACAACTACTTCGTGCCGCGGCAGCTGGCCATCACGGCCAGCACCGCGGCGCTCGGGCACTCCTACTGGGAGAGCCGCTTCGAGACGCACCTGCCGGTGGGCGCGAGCCGGCGCGCCCGCGAGCTGATCCTGCGCGACCACGCGCGGTCGGACGACCACCTGGACCGCATCCTCAGCCCGACGATCTTCAGCACGCCCACCAACCGCCGCCTGTTCCGGGGGATGGTGCACGTCGCCGACAGCGAGTCGTGGCAGCGGGTGTTCCAGCTGGTGACCGAGAACAGTCGCTGGGACCTGCACGACGACGAGGTGGGACGCCACGTCGTGCGGTCGTTCGACTTCATCATCGACTGGCTGCGGCGCGGCGAGGGTTCGGAGGCGTTCCGCCTCGATCCGTCGGGCGACGAGCCGCTGCGGCAGGCCAAGCGCGTGCGGCGGATGGCGCTGCGCACCGGCGGCGAGTACGCCGCGCGCGCCGAGGCGGAGCGGCAGTTCGGGCTCCCCTCGTCGTCGCTGACCTACGCGGCGTCGCTGCCCAAGCCGCTGTTCACCGCCGCGCTTCGCGAGGCGTAG
- a CDS encoding P-II family nitrogen regulator, giving the protein MQLLVAVINQESRIDGVLAGFVELGITGATILESRGMGRMLRRELPLFAGLESLGQTTRAHNQTILCVLDDAKADAAIRMIQDVCGDLAAPGVGIVFTVPVGRVVGLAPELER; this is encoded by the coding sequence ATGCAACTGCTCGTCGCCGTCATCAATCAGGAGTCGCGGATCGACGGGGTGCTCGCGGGGTTCGTGGAGCTGGGGATCACGGGCGCGACGATCCTCGAGAGTCGCGGGATGGGGCGGATGCTCCGGCGCGAGCTGCCCCTGTTCGCCGGGCTGGAGAGCCTCGGCCAGACGACCCGCGCGCACAACCAGACCATCCTCTGCGTGCTCGACGACGCCAAGGCGGACGCCGCGATCCGGATGATCCAGGACGTCTGCGGCGACCTCGCGGCGCCGGGCGTGGGCATCGTCTTCACCGTGCCGGTCGGGCGCGTCGTCGGCCTGGCGCCCGAGCTGGAGCGCTAG
- the murA gene encoding UDP-N-acetylglucosamine 1-carboxyvinyltransferase yields the protein MSAAHSQAVQFIVEGGNRLSGSIRPSGNKNAALPIVAAALCTEHPVTLENVPRIRDIETLVELVRSLGVAISWQERNTLHIHAKTVTPGELDRELSKKIRGSILLAGPLLGRCGRVTLPPPGGDVIGRRRLDTHFLALEQLGARYDLTDVIDMSAPKGLRGADVFLDEPSVTGTENAMMAAVLAQGTTVLRNAASEPHVQDLAHFLVALGGRIEGIGTNQLTIHGGTKLGSATHRIGPDHIEVGSFIGLAAVTKSEIRIERAGVEHLRSTLMGFERLGVDCRIEGEDLIVPGDQSLLVQSDLGGHVPTISDQPWPAFPADVMSIAIVTATQCHGMVMMHEKMFESRMFFVDKLIGMGARIVLCDPHRAIVSGPSRLRGTTLESPDIRAGMAMLLAALCAEGTSVINNVGQIERGYERIDERLNALGARIERVGDRRTP from the coding sequence ATGTCCGCCGCGCACTCGCAGGCCGTCCAGTTCATCGTCGAGGGCGGGAACCGCCTCTCGGGCTCCATCCGGCCGTCGGGCAACAAGAACGCGGCGCTCCCGATCGTCGCCGCGGCGCTCTGCACCGAGCATCCGGTGACGCTGGAGAACGTGCCGCGCATCCGCGACATCGAGACGCTCGTGGAGCTGGTGCGCTCGCTCGGCGTCGCGATCTCGTGGCAGGAGCGGAACACGCTGCACATCCACGCGAAGACGGTCACGCCGGGTGAGCTCGATCGCGAGCTGTCGAAGAAGATCCGCGGCTCGATCCTGCTCGCGGGCCCGCTGCTCGGGCGCTGCGGGCGCGTCACGCTGCCGCCGCCGGGCGGGGACGTGATCGGGCGTCGCCGGCTCGACACGCACTTCCTGGCGCTGGAGCAGCTGGGCGCGCGCTACGACCTCACGGACGTCATCGACATGTCCGCGCCCAAGGGGCTCCGCGGCGCCGACGTCTTCCTCGACGAGCCGAGCGTCACCGGCACCGAGAACGCGATGATGGCGGCCGTGCTCGCGCAGGGCACGACCGTGCTGCGCAACGCCGCCAGCGAGCCGCACGTGCAGGACCTCGCGCACTTCCTCGTCGCCCTGGGCGGCCGCATCGAGGGCATCGGCACCAACCAGCTGACGATCCACGGCGGCACGAAGCTCGGCAGCGCCACGCACCGCATCGGCCCCGATCACATCGAGGTCGGGTCCTTCATCGGGCTCGCGGCCGTCACGAAGTCCGAGATCCGCATCGAGCGCGCGGGCGTCGAGCACCTGCGCTCGACGCTCATGGGCTTCGAGCGGCTCGGCGTGGACTGCCGCATCGAGGGCGAGGACCTGATCGTGCCGGGCGACCAGTCGCTGCTCGTGCAGTCGGACCTCGGCGGCCACGTGCCGACCATCAGCGACCAGCCGTGGCCCGCGTTCCCGGCCGACGTCATGTCGATCGCCATCGTCACCGCCACGCAGTGCCACGGCATGGTGATGATGCACGAGAAGATGTTCGAGTCGCGGATGTTCTTCGTGGACAAGCTAATCGGGATGGGCGCGCGCATCGTGCTCTGCGACCCGCACCGCGCGATCGTGTCGGGGCCGAGCCGCCTGCGCGGCACGACGCTGGAGAGCCCCGACATCCGCGCCGGCATGGCGATGTTGCTGGCCGCGCTGTGCGCGGAGGGCACGAGCGTCATCAAC